From a single Phycisphaerae bacterium genomic region:
- a CDS encoding SDR family oxidoreductase, translating to MDVTGKVALVSGAARRVGRAIALELARTGCDLAVHYRTSDEEARSLAAQIQRLGRRAALVCGDLAEAATPQHVVSQTVDRLGRLDILVNNASVFNKTPLAQADAATWNTMLRLNLIAPALLARAAAPLMQSAGGGRIINLVDMLADRPVKAYGPYCASKAALANLTRTLALELAPQVTVNAVAPGIAVFPQDVEKELRSRLITRVPLRREGTPEEIAAVVRFLVVEGDYITGQIIHVDGGWSQTSV from the coding sequence ATGGACGTCACCGGAAAGGTCGCCCTCGTCTCCGGCGCAGCTCGACGGGTGGGAAGGGCCATCGCCCTGGAACTCGCCAGGACAGGCTGCGATCTGGCCGTCCATTATCGGACCTCCGACGAAGAAGCCCGCAGCCTCGCAGCCCAGATCCAACGGCTGGGACGCAGAGCGGCCCTGGTGTGCGGCGACCTCGCTGAAGCGGCCACCCCTCAGCATGTCGTCAGTCAAACCGTCGATCGCCTCGGCCGGCTCGACATCCTGGTGAACAACGCCTCCGTGTTCAACAAGACACCCCTGGCACAGGCTGACGCGGCTACCTGGAACACCATGCTCCGCCTCAATCTCATCGCCCCCGCCCTCCTGGCTCGGGCCGCTGCTCCACTTATGCAGTCCGCAGGTGGCGGCCGGATCATCAATCTGGTGGACATGCTGGCCGACCGTCCGGTGAAAGCCTACGGGCCATACTGCGCCTCCAAGGCGGCCCTGGCCAACCTGACCCGAACCCTCGCCCTGGAACTCGCCCCCCAAGTCACCGTCAATGCCGTCGCTCCCGGCATCGCCGTCTTTCCCCAAGATGTCGAAAAGGAACTGCGGAGCCGTCTCATCACCCGCGTGCCCCTGCGCCGCGAGGGAACACCCGAAGAGATCGCCGCAGTCGTACGCTTCCTCGTCGTTGAGGGAGACTACATCACCGGTCAGATCATCCACGTCGACGGGGGTTGGTCTCAGACGTCTGTGTAG